One Orrella dioscoreae genomic window carries:
- the flhB gene encoding flagellar biosynthesis protein FlhB, giving the protein MADDSDLEKTEPASQRRLEKAREEGQVARSRELVTFLMLVAGVSMLWIGGGAMYNNLRGVMRTSLTFDGRVVTDPGATLATIVNSVLQALMMLVPIFGVLAVTAVLGTVAMGGLLLSTKALEPKFGRMNPIKGLARIFSMNTIIELFKTVSKAALIGGIGIWVIWSSHDDMLVLMNAAPTEAMSRAIRLILISCTLIVASLLIIVVLDAPWQIFSHFKKLRMSKEDLRQEYKESEGDPHVKAQIKQLQRQMARRRMMSAVPQADVVVTNPTHYAVALQYREGGTGAPRVVAKGTGAIAARIREIAAEHRVPLLEAPALARALHRHVELEQEIPAALYSAVAEVLAWVFQLRAWRSGEGKVVPVEPTGLSVPRELDPLADRATQGA; this is encoded by the coding sequence ATGGCTGACGACAGCGATCTTGAAAAAACCGAACCCGCCTCACAGCGGCGCCTGGAAAAGGCGCGTGAGGAAGGGCAGGTTGCGCGCTCGCGGGAGCTGGTGACGTTCCTGATGCTGGTCGCGGGCGTCTCCATGCTGTGGATCGGCGGCGGCGCCATGTACAACAACCTGCGCGGGGTCATGCGCACCAGCCTGACCTTCGATGGCCGGGTGGTCACCGATCCGGGCGCGACGCTGGCCACCATCGTCAACAGCGTGCTCCAGGCCCTGATGATGCTGGTCCCCATCTTCGGCGTGCTGGCGGTCACCGCGGTCCTTGGCACTGTCGCCATGGGGGGGCTGCTGCTGTCGACCAAGGCGCTCGAGCCCAAGTTCGGCCGGATGAATCCGATCAAGGGCCTGGCCCGCATCTTCTCGATGAACACCATCATCGAGTTGTTCAAGACGGTGTCCAAGGCGGCGCTGATCGGCGGGATCGGCATCTGGGTCATCTGGTCCTCGCACGACGACATGCTCGTGCTGATGAACGCGGCGCCCACGGAGGCGATGTCGCGCGCGATCCGGCTCATCCTGATCTCCTGCACGCTGATCGTCGCCTCGCTGCTGATCATCGTGGTGCTGGACGCGCCGTGGCAGATCTTCAGCCACTTCAAGAAGTTGCGCATGTCCAAGGAGGACCTGCGCCAGGAATACAAGGAAAGCGAAGGCGATCCGCACGTCAAGGCGCAGATCAAGCAACTGCAGCGCCAGATGGCCCGCCGCCGCATGATGAGCGCCGTGCCGCAGGCCGACGTGGTCGTCACCAACCCCACGCACTACGCCGTGGCGCTGCAGTACCGCGAAGGCGGCACGGGCGCGCCCAGGGTGGTGGCCAAGGGCACGGGCGCCATTGCCGCCCGGATCCGCGAGATCGCCGCCGAACACCGCGTGCCCCTGCTGGAGGCCCCGGCCCTGGCGCGGGCGCTGCACCGTCACGTCGAGCTGGAACAGGAAATTCCAGCCGCTTTGTATTCCGCCGTCGCCGAAGTGCTTGCCTGGGTGTTCCAGCTGCGGGCCTGGCGTTCCGGCGAAGGCAAGGTCGTTCCTGTCGAACCGACCGGCCTGTCCGTCCCCCGTGAGCTCGATCCCCTGGCGGATCGGGCCACGCAAGGAGCTTGA